A genomic region of Phragmites australis chromosome 2, lpPhrAust1.1, whole genome shotgun sequence contains the following coding sequences:
- the LOC133903485 gene encoding protein IQ-DOMAIN 2-like, with protein sequence MGKKGKWFGVVKKVFSPESKEKKDEKLRKKLAASNPSPLDLTPCASLEVNVSVPPPAAQAPLPSLAETEEVKVPEAEQEQSHHVNVEATPAAPAQTLVLPPGVSREEVAAVKIQTVFRGYLARRALRALRGLVRLKSLVEGNSIKRQAASTLRCMQTLARVQSQIRSRRLKMSEENQALQRQLLLKQELENFRMGEQWDDSTQSKEKIEASLISRQEAAVRRERALAYAFSHQWKSTSRSANPMFVDPNNLQWGWSWLERWMAVKPWEGRNGTDKESNIDCGSVKSMSLNLGEGEITKAFNHRSPATPKLTRPTSRQSPSTPTAKVTPIFTRKKSATPKNGLSQVDDDTRSVFSVQSERPRRHSIATSTVRDNESVAGSPSVPSYMVPTESARAKTRLQGSALTNGAETLEKGGSAGSVKKRLSFQAGMAPSSPMRRQSGPP encoded by the exons ATGGGGAAGAAGGGGAAGTGGTTCGGCGTGGTCAAGAAGGTGTTCAGCCCTGAGTccaaggagaagaaggatgAG AAACTGCGGAAGAAGTTAGCAGCTAGCAACCCAAGTCCGCTAGATCTTACCCCATGTGCCTCCTTGGAAGTCAATGTTTCGGTGCCACCCCCTGCTGCTCAAGCTCCTCTTCCATCTCTTGCCGAAACCGAGGAGGTTAAGGTCCCTGAAGCTGAGCAGGAGCAGAGCCATCATGTCAATGTGGAGGCGACCCCTGCTGCCCCTGCACAGACGTTGGTGTTGCCACCTGGTGTATCAAGGGAAGAGGTCGCTGCAGTCAAGATCCAGACCGTCTTCCGAGGTTACCTG GCAAGGAGGGCATTAAGAGCCCTGCGGGGCCTTGTTAGATTGAAGTCGTTGGTTGAGGGTAATTCAATTAAGCGTCAAGCTGCAAGTACTCTGCGCTGTATGCAGACTTTAGCACGGGTGCAATCACAGATACGTTCAAGGAGACTGAAGATGTCGGAGGAGAACCAGGCTCTCCAACGCCAGCTCCTACTGAAACAAGAATTGGAGAATTTCAGG ATGGGTGAGCAGTGGGATGACAGCACTCAATCcaaggagaaaatcgaggcGAGCCTTATAAGCAGGCAAGAGGCTGCAGTTAGACGAGAGAGAGCGCTTGCATATGCATTTTCTCATCAG TGGAAGAGCACTTCGAGGTCTGCGAATCCAATGTTTGTCGACCCGAACAACCTTCAGTGGGGCTGGAGCTGGTTAGAGCGCTGGATGGCAGTGAAGCCATGGGAGGGCCGCAATGGGACTGACAAAGAGAGCAACATTGACTGTGGATCCGTGAAGAGCATGAGCTTGAACCTTGGAGAGGGTGAGATCACAAAGGCCTTCAACCATAGATCACCAGCTACTCCAAAATTGACCCGTCCGACCTCAAGGCAATCCCCGTCGACACCCACTGCTAAAGTGACACCAATCTTTACAAGGAAAAAATCTGCAACGCCAAAGAATGGGCTTTCGCAGGTGGATGATGACACGAGGAGTGTCTTCAGTGTGCAGTCTGAGCGACCAAGGAGGCACAGTATAGCCACCTCGACGGTGCGGGACAATGAGAGTGTTGCAGGCTCCCCATCAGTCCCAAGCTACATGGTTCCCACAGAATCAGCAAGGGCCAAGACCCGCCTCCAGGGCTCGGCATTGACGAATGGTGCAGAGACTCTGGAGAAAGGAGGCTCTGCTGGATCAGTGAAGAAGAGGCTGTCCTTCCAAGCTGGAATGGCGCCTTCATCGCCAATGAGGAGGCAATCTGGTCCACCCTAG